A region from the Mustela erminea isolate mMusErm1 chromosome 10, mMusErm1.Pri, whole genome shotgun sequence genome encodes:
- the TXLNA gene encoding alpha-taxilin isoform X1 → MRIERLATSVSVPEPIPRSACGPAPSLALRTTMKNQDKKNGTAKQSGNSSNPKNNPGQAEAGPEGTQGRPSQLAPATEAEGSSSQAPGKTEGAQAKTAQSGALRDVSEELSRQLEDILSTYCVDNNQGGPGEDGAQGEPAEPEDADKSRTYASRNGEPEPETPVVNGEKETSKGEPGTDEIRASDEVGDRDHRRPQEKKKAKGLGKEITLLMQTLNTLSTPEEKLAALCKKYAELLEEHRNSQKQMKLLQKKQSQLVQEKDHLRGEHSKAVLARSKLESLCRELQRHNRSLKEEGVQRAREEEEKRKEVTSHFQVTLNDIQLQMEQHNERNSKLRQENMELAERLKKLIEQYELREEHIDKVFKHKDLQQQLVDAKLQQAQEMLKEAEERHQREKDFLLKEAVESQRMCELMKQQETHLKQQLALYTEKFEEFQNTLSKSSEVFTTFKQEMEKMTKKIKKLEKETTMYRSRWESSNKALLEMAEEKTLRDKELEGLQVKIQRLEKLCRALQTERNDLNKRVQDLSAGGQGSLPDSGPERRPEVTAASREQGCEGPGAQSPSSPRVSEAPCCPGAASTETPGQVGPQEPTSTTA, encoded by the exons atgAGAATCGAGCGTCTCGCCACGTCAGTCTCCGTCCCTGAGCCTATCCCGCGCTCTGCCTGTG GACCTGCTCCCAGCCTAGCGTTGCGGACCACAATGAAGAACCAAGACAAAAAGAATGGGACTGCCAAGCAGTCGGGCAACTCTTCCAACCCAAAAAACAACCCGGGGCAAGCGGAAGCAGGACCAGAGGGAACCCAGGGGCGGCCCAGCCAGCTGGCTCCTGCGACAGAAGCCGAAGGTTCCTCCAGCCAGGCTCCGGGGAAGACTGAGG GAGCACAGGCCAAAACTGCTCAGTCTGGGGCTCTCCGTGATGTCTCTGAGGAGCTGAGCCGCCAGTTGGAAGACATTCTGAGTACATACTGTGTGGACAACAATCAGGGGGGCCCAGGTGAGGATGGGGCACAGGGTGAGCCTGCTGAGCCCGAAGATGCAGACAAGTCCCGGACCTATGCTTCGCGAAATGGGGAGCCTGAGCCAGAGACCCCGGTAGTCAATGGTGAGAAGGAGACCTCCAAAGGGGAGCCAGGCACAGATGAGATCCGGGCAAGTGACGAGGTTGGAGACCGAGATCACCGAAGGCcgcaggagaagaagaaagccaaGGGTCTGG GGAAGGAGATCACCTTGCTGATGCAGACATTGAACACGCTGAGCACCCCAGAGGAGAAGCTGGCAGCTCTGTGCAAGAAGTATGCTGAACTG CTGGAGGAGCATCGGAACTCGCAGAAGCAGATGAAGCTGCTGCAGAAGAAGCAGAGCCAGCTGGTGCAGGAGAAGGACCACCTGCGCGGGGAGCACAGCAAGGCCGTGCTGGCTCGCAGCAAGTTGGAGAGCCTGTGTCGTGAGCTGCAGCGCCACAACCGCTCCCTCAAG GAAGAAGGCGTGCAGCGGGCccgggaggaagaggagaagcgcAAGGAGGTGACCTCACACTTCCAGGTGACGCTGAATGACATTCAGCTGCAGATGGAACAGCACAATGAACGCAACTCCAAGCTGCGCCAGGAGAACATGGAGCTGGCAGAGAGGCTCAAGAAGCTGATCGAGCAGTACGAGCTGCGGGAGGAG CATATCGACAAAGTCTTCAAACACAAGGACCTGCAGCAGCAGCTTGTGGACGCCAAGCTCCAGCAGGCCCAGGAGATgctgaaggaggcagaggagaggcacCAGCGGGAGAAGGATTTT CTCCTCAAAGAGGCAGTGGAGTCCCAGAGGATGTGCGAGCTGATGAAGCAGCAGGAGACCCACCTGAAGCAGCAG CTGGCCCTATACACAGAGAAGTTTGAGGAATTCCAGAACACTCTTTCCAAAAGCAGTGAGGTGTTCACCACATTCAAACAGGAGATGGAGAAG ATGACTAAGAAGAtcaagaagctggagaaagaaaccACCATGTACCGGTCCCGGTGGGAGAGCAGCAACAAGGCCCTGCTTGAGATGGCTGAGGAG AAAACACTCCGGGACAAAGAGCTGGAGGGCCTACAGGTGAAAATCCAGCGGCTGGAGAAGTTGTGCCGGGCACTGCAGACAGAGCGCAACGACCTGAACAAAAGGGTACAGGACCTGAGTGCTGGTGGCCAGGGCTCCCTCCCTGACAGTGGCCCTGAGCGAAGACCAGAAGTCACAGCCGCCTCCAGGGAGCAGGGTTGTGAGGGTCCTGGGGCCCAGTCACCGAGCTCCCCAAGGGTATCAGAAGCTCCTTGCTGCCCAGGAGCAGCGAGCACAGAAACACCTGGCCAAGTGGGGCCCCAGGAGCCCACCTCCACCACCGCCTAG
- the TXLNA gene encoding alpha-taxilin isoform X2 — translation MKNQDKKNGTAKQSGNSSNPKNNPGQAEAGPEGTQGRPSQLAPATEAEGSSSQAPGKTEGAQAKTAQSGALRDVSEELSRQLEDILSTYCVDNNQGGPGEDGAQGEPAEPEDADKSRTYASRNGEPEPETPVVNGEKETSKGEPGTDEIRASDEVGDRDHRRPQEKKKAKGLGKEITLLMQTLNTLSTPEEKLAALCKKYAELLEEHRNSQKQMKLLQKKQSQLVQEKDHLRGEHSKAVLARSKLESLCRELQRHNRSLKEEGVQRAREEEEKRKEVTSHFQVTLNDIQLQMEQHNERNSKLRQENMELAERLKKLIEQYELREEHIDKVFKHKDLQQQLVDAKLQQAQEMLKEAEERHQREKDFLLKEAVESQRMCELMKQQETHLKQQLALYTEKFEEFQNTLSKSSEVFTTFKQEMEKMTKKIKKLEKETTMYRSRWESSNKALLEMAEEKTLRDKELEGLQVKIQRLEKLCRALQTERNDLNKRVQDLSAGGQGSLPDSGPERRPEVTAASREQGCEGPGAQSPSSPRVSEAPCCPGAASTETPGQVGPQEPTSTTA, via the exons ATGAAGAACCAAGACAAAAAGAATGGGACTGCCAAGCAGTCGGGCAACTCTTCCAACCCAAAAAACAACCCGGGGCAAGCGGAAGCAGGACCAGAGGGAACCCAGGGGCGGCCCAGCCAGCTGGCTCCTGCGACAGAAGCCGAAGGTTCCTCCAGCCAGGCTCCGGGGAAGACTGAGG GAGCACAGGCCAAAACTGCTCAGTCTGGGGCTCTCCGTGATGTCTCTGAGGAGCTGAGCCGCCAGTTGGAAGACATTCTGAGTACATACTGTGTGGACAACAATCAGGGGGGCCCAGGTGAGGATGGGGCACAGGGTGAGCCTGCTGAGCCCGAAGATGCAGACAAGTCCCGGACCTATGCTTCGCGAAATGGGGAGCCTGAGCCAGAGACCCCGGTAGTCAATGGTGAGAAGGAGACCTCCAAAGGGGAGCCAGGCACAGATGAGATCCGGGCAAGTGACGAGGTTGGAGACCGAGATCACCGAAGGCcgcaggagaagaagaaagccaaGGGTCTGG GGAAGGAGATCACCTTGCTGATGCAGACATTGAACACGCTGAGCACCCCAGAGGAGAAGCTGGCAGCTCTGTGCAAGAAGTATGCTGAACTG CTGGAGGAGCATCGGAACTCGCAGAAGCAGATGAAGCTGCTGCAGAAGAAGCAGAGCCAGCTGGTGCAGGAGAAGGACCACCTGCGCGGGGAGCACAGCAAGGCCGTGCTGGCTCGCAGCAAGTTGGAGAGCCTGTGTCGTGAGCTGCAGCGCCACAACCGCTCCCTCAAG GAAGAAGGCGTGCAGCGGGCccgggaggaagaggagaagcgcAAGGAGGTGACCTCACACTTCCAGGTGACGCTGAATGACATTCAGCTGCAGATGGAACAGCACAATGAACGCAACTCCAAGCTGCGCCAGGAGAACATGGAGCTGGCAGAGAGGCTCAAGAAGCTGATCGAGCAGTACGAGCTGCGGGAGGAG CATATCGACAAAGTCTTCAAACACAAGGACCTGCAGCAGCAGCTTGTGGACGCCAAGCTCCAGCAGGCCCAGGAGATgctgaaggaggcagaggagaggcacCAGCGGGAGAAGGATTTT CTCCTCAAAGAGGCAGTGGAGTCCCAGAGGATGTGCGAGCTGATGAAGCAGCAGGAGACCCACCTGAAGCAGCAG CTGGCCCTATACACAGAGAAGTTTGAGGAATTCCAGAACACTCTTTCCAAAAGCAGTGAGGTGTTCACCACATTCAAACAGGAGATGGAGAAG ATGACTAAGAAGAtcaagaagctggagaaagaaaccACCATGTACCGGTCCCGGTGGGAGAGCAGCAACAAGGCCCTGCTTGAGATGGCTGAGGAG AAAACACTCCGGGACAAAGAGCTGGAGGGCCTACAGGTGAAAATCCAGCGGCTGGAGAAGTTGTGCCGGGCACTGCAGACAGAGCGCAACGACCTGAACAAAAGGGTACAGGACCTGAGTGCTGGTGGCCAGGGCTCCCTCCCTGACAGTGGCCCTGAGCGAAGACCAGAAGTCACAGCCGCCTCCAGGGAGCAGGGTTGTGAGGGTCCTGGGGCCCAGTCACCGAGCTCCCCAAGGGTATCAGAAGCTCCTTGCTGCCCAGGAGCAGCGAGCACAGAAACACCTGGCCAAGTGGGGCCCCAGGAGCCCACCTCCACCACCGCCTAG